In Sebaldella termitidis ATCC 33386, one DNA window encodes the following:
- a CDS encoding PTS mannose/fructose/sorbose/N-acetylgalactosamine transporter subunit IIC, with protein MNNLVIAICMGLIYWFTRLRLGYTFSSILFQPVSVGLAVGLLYGDVSKGMMIGAAVQLVYLGVTSTPGGNVPSDPALASCVAIPIALQTGMDPKLAVALAVPFGVLGIFLDQIRRTTNSFWVHMADKYAEDANTQGIMRCAFLYPALMGFLLRFPLVFVATYYGESVVQRFLSIMPGWLLHSFEIVGGILPALGFAITIMVIGKKHLIPFFILGYFGVKYLNIDVMAAAIFGACFALLFTYLNAQRKAQEG; from the coding sequence ATGAATAATTTAGTAATTGCGATTTGTATGGGGTTGATTTATTGGTTCACAAGATTAAGACTCGGATATACTTTTTCGTCTATTTTGTTTCAGCCTGTGAGTGTAGGTCTTGCAGTAGGACTGCTTTATGGTGATGTGTCTAAGGGAATGATGATAGGGGCTGCGGTACAGTTAGTTTATCTTGGGGTAACATCTACTCCCGGAGGAAATGTACCTTCGGATCCGGCGCTTGCCTCATGTGTGGCAATACCTATAGCACTTCAGACAGGTATGGATCCTAAGCTTGCAGTAGCATTAGCAGTACCGTTCGGAGTACTTGGAATCTTTTTGGATCAAATAAGAAGAACAACTAACTCATTTTGGGTTCATATGGCTGATAAATATGCTGAAGATGCTAATACACAGGGAATAATGAGATGTGCATTTTTATATCCTGCATTAATGGGATTTTTATTAAGATTTCCGCTGGTTTTCGTAGCTACTTACTATGGGGAATCTGTAGTTCAGAGATTCTTAAGCATAATGCCGGGATGGCTGCTTCACTCGTTTGAAATAGTAGGAGGAATACTTCCTGCACTTGGATTTGCGATAACAATAATGGTTATAGGGAAAAAACATCTAATACCATTTTTCATACTTGGATATTTCGGGGTAAAATATCTGAATATAGATGTAATGGCT
- a CDS encoding PTS system mannose/fructose/N-acetylgalactosamine-transporter subunit IIB, which yields MAELVLTRIDSRLIHGQVVTKWVGQSGANRIIVVSDELVNDEFMKNIYLMAAPPSVKVDVYGTEEAGKLWKEDQFGTGKVLLLFPSLAVLRQTLDAGLEVGKLQVGGLGGGPSRKVVFQNITLDDKDVEILKELAGKGVDIIFQTIPEDKPQKFEEILKKY from the coding sequence ATGGCAGAATTAGTTTTAACAAGAATAGACAGCAGACTTATACACGGACAGGTAGTTACAAAATGGGTCGGGCAGTCAGGAGCAAACAGAATAATAGTAGTAAGCGATGAACTGGTAAACGACGAATTTATGAAGAATATCTATCTGATGGCTGCACCGCCGAGTGTAAAAGTAGATGTATACGGTACTGAAGAGGCAGGTAAGCTCTGGAAGGAAGATCAGTTCGGAACAGGAAAAGTGCTTTTGCTCTTCCCGAGTCTGGCAGTATTGAGACAAACGCTGGATGCCGGACTTGAAGTAGGAAAATTGCAGGTAGGAGGTCTCGGAGGAGGACCAAGCAGAAAAGTAGTATTCCAGAATATTACTCTTGACGACAAAGATGTGGAGATACTGAAAGAACTTGCCGGAAAAGGAGTAGATATTATATTCCAGACTATTCCGGAGGATAAGCCGCAAAAATTTGAAGAAATTTTAAAAAAATATTGA
- a CDS encoding PTS sugar transporter subunit IIA, with amino-acid sequence MGKELEILLLTHGDWGKYIIDAGKMIVGNVDRVSQISLNPADTFEEFYEKVENKVSEMKEGSLIITDIFGGTTTNVAAKLSLSYKINIISGLNAPLLFEALLNIDSINEDSVLDSIVEEGRDSCKNILKELRKMTK; translated from the coding sequence ATGGGAAAAGAACTGGAAATTTTGCTGCTGACACACGGAGACTGGGGAAAATACATTATTGATGCAGGAAAAATGATAGTAGGAAATGTAGATCGTGTATCACAGATATCGTTGAACCCCGCAGATACTTTTGAAGAATTTTATGAAAAAGTAGAGAATAAAGTTTCTGAAATGAAAGAGGGATCTTTGATAATAACAGATATATTCGGAGGAACAACTACAAATGTGGCTGCAAAGCTGAGCCTGAGTTACAAAATAAACATAATTTCGGGATTAAACGCACCGCTTTTATTCGAGGCTCTCTTAAATATAGATTCTATTAATGAGGACAGTGTATTGGACAGTATAGTAGAAGAAGGAAGAGACAGCTGTAAAAACATACTAAAAGAATTAAGAAAAATGACAAAATAA
- the dagF gene encoding 2-dehydro-3-deoxy-phosphogluconate aldolase, with the protein MLDTKIKFYKGRVALNVLAKDLANAKEIYEAAEGHVVVGLLSKNYDKIEDGVAEVKEYLKELGVVSVGLGAGDPSQFEKAALISCETDPGHVNQVFTGAGYAAGALRAKGHGRTYINVLMSPTGEPGKVKISTGELSEKEKAAIVDVDTAVAMLKDMRAHSVKFFPMGGLKSLEELKEVAKASERGNLELIEPTGGIDLENFEEILKVCVESSIPRIMPHIYGSIIDKETGLTRVEDIKKLYEIIKKLVK; encoded by the coding sequence ATGCTTGATACAAAAATAAAGTTTTATAAAGGGAGAGTAGCATTAAACGTGCTTGCGAAAGATCTGGCGAATGCAAAGGAAATATATGAAGCAGCGGAAGGTCATGTAGTAGTGGGACTTTTATCGAAAAATTATGATAAGATAGAAGACGGAGTTGCAGAAGTAAAGGAGTATCTGAAAGAACTGGGAGTGGTATCTGTAGGTCTTGGAGCGGGAGATCCGAGTCAGTTTGAGAAGGCTGCACTGATATCATGTGAAACAGATCCGGGTCATGTAAATCAGGTATTTACAGGAGCAGGATATGCAGCAGGGGCATTAAGAGCAAAGGGACATGGCAGAACATATATAAATGTATTAATGAGTCCTACAGGAGAGCCCGGGAAAGTAAAGATAAGCACAGGTGAACTGAGTGAAAAGGAGAAAGCGGCAATAGTCGATGTAGATACAGCAGTGGCAATGCTTAAGGATATGAGAGCACATTCGGTGAAATTCTTCCCTATGGGAGGTCTGAAATCACTGGAGGAGCTGAAGGAAGTGGCAAAGGCAAGTGAAAGAGGAAATCTGGAGCTGATAGAGCCTACAGGGGGAATAGATCTGGAAAATTTTGAGGAGATACTAAAGGTGTGTGTGGAAAGCAGTATACCAAGAATAATGCCGCATATATACGGATCAATAATAGATAAGGAAACAGGACTCACAAGAGTGGAAGACATAAAAAAACTTTATGAGATCATAAAAAAGCTTGTAAAATAA
- a CDS encoding DgaE family pyridoxal phosphate-dependent ammonia lyase: MNIYEKIGLQKVINASGRMTILGVSVLSDKSTDGFKEGSQNFVVMEDLMNKAGEIVSAYTKAEASCVTSSASAGIAIAAASLITKDNQTMAENLHILNTDKREIIIQKGHVVNYGAPIKTMIELGGGKLVEVGQSNLTSEENITGNINENTVGIFYVKSHHSVQKGMLSLEKTIEIGKKYNIPVVVDAAAEEDLEKYVLMGTDMVIYSGSKAIEGPASGFITGKKELIKNCKLQYKGIGRAMKVDKGVIMSLLSALEQYSQKDEARIEQENKKKAELLAEELKGIKGTAISVVKDEAGREIYRTEMKLLDTKLNAEELIKELEGGNPAIYTRNYYKNQGKIHFDMRSVDEKEIGNIFKRIEEILG; the protein is encoded by the coding sequence GTGAATATATATGAAAAAATAGGTCTTCAGAAAGTAATAAACGCGAGCGGGAGAATGACAATACTAGGAGTATCGGTATTATCAGATAAGAGTACAGACGGCTTCAAGGAAGGAAGTCAGAATTTCGTGGTAATGGAAGATCTTATGAATAAAGCAGGAGAAATAGTTTCAGCTTATACAAAGGCTGAGGCAAGCTGTGTTACATCTTCGGCATCAGCAGGAATAGCAATAGCTGCAGCTTCTCTTATTACAAAGGATAATCAGACAATGGCTGAGAATCTTCATATACTGAATACTGATAAAAGAGAAATAATTATACAAAAAGGTCATGTAGTAAACTATGGTGCACCTATAAAGACTATGATAGAACTTGGCGGAGGTAAGCTGGTGGAAGTAGGGCAGTCAAATCTTACAAGCGAAGAAAACATAACAGGAAATATAAATGAAAATACTGTGGGAATATTTTACGTAAAATCACATCATAGTGTACAGAAGGGTATGCTGAGTCTGGAAAAGACAATAGAGATAGGAAAGAAATATAATATTCCAGTAGTAGTGGATGCAGCAGCAGAAGAGGATCTGGAAAAATATGTGTTAATGGGAACAGATATGGTGATATACAGCGGTTCTAAGGCAATAGAAGGACCAGCATCGGGATTTATAACAGGAAAGAAGGAGCTAATCAAGAATTGTAAGCTGCAGTATAAGGGAATAGGAAGAGCAATGAAGGTGGACAAAGGAGTAATAATGAGTCTTTTGAGCGCTTTGGAACAGTACAGTCAAAAGGATGAGGCAAGGATAGAGCAGGAAAATAAGAAGAAAGCAGAGCTTCTAGCAGAGGAATTAAAGGGGATAAAGGGGACTGCAATATCAGTGGTAAAGGATGAAGCAGGAAGAGAGATATACAGAACAGAGATGAAGCTTCTGGATACTAAGCTGAATGCAGAAGAACTGATAAAGGAACTGGAAGGCGGGAATCCTGCTATCTATACAAGAAACTATTATAAGAATCAGGGGAAAATACACTTTGATATGAGATCAGTAGATGAAAAGGAAATAGGAAATATATTTAAGAGAATAGAAGAAATATTAGGTTAA